From one Pseudomonas fluorescens genomic stretch:
- the phnE gene encoding phosphonate ABC transporter, permease protein PhnE gives MRALINTALVLALLAAVAASFAYLSLDLQALFGDGGLGQMGAYALRFLSPDLSPDHLRAVGQGALETLAMSGLGTLLAVVLGLLLALPAAGRFGWPLQGVARLLLNALRAIPELVWAALTVLAAGLGPNAGTLALALHTSGVLGRLFAEALENAPPEPAAAIRLQGGSQVAAFCFGTLPNLWPQLLAYSLYRWENNIRMASVLGFVGAGGLGQMLYTTLSLFQEAQASTVIIAMLVLVLLVDALSDVLRQRFVRA, from the coding sequence ATGAGAGCGCTGATCAATACCGCGTTGGTGCTGGCGCTGTTGGCGGCGGTGGCAGCTTCGTTCGCATATTTGAGCCTTGATCTGCAGGCGTTGTTTGGCGATGGCGGGCTAGGGCAGATGGGCGCTTACGCGCTGCGATTCCTCAGCCCCGACCTGAGCCCCGATCACTTGCGGGCGGTTGGCCAAGGCGCTTTGGAAACCCTGGCCATGTCGGGCCTGGGTACCTTGCTTGCGGTGGTGCTCGGCCTGTTGCTGGCCTTGCCCGCAGCCGGGCGTTTTGGCTGGCCGCTGCAAGGCGTTGCGCGCTTGCTGCTCAACGCCCTGCGCGCGATTCCGGAGCTGGTGTGGGCGGCCTTGACCGTCCTCGCCGCCGGCCTTGGGCCCAATGCCGGCACCTTGGCCCTGGCCCTGCACACCTCAGGCGTACTCGGACGGCTGTTCGCCGAAGCGCTGGAAAACGCCCCGCCGGAACCGGCGGCGGCCATTCGCCTGCAGGGCGGCAGCCAGGTCGCGGCGTTCTGCTTCGGCACCTTGCCCAACCTCTGGCCACAGTTGCTGGCCTACAGCCTGTACCGCTGGGAAAACAACATCCGCATGGCCAGCGTGCTGGGTTTTGTTGGTGCAGGCGGCCTGGGGCAGATGCTCTACACCACCCTGAGCCTGTTCCAGGAAGCCCAGGCCAGCACGGTGATCATCGCCATGCTGGTGCTGGTGTTGCTGGTCGATGCCTTGAGCGACGTACTCAGGCAGCGCTTTGTACGCGCC
- a CDS encoding PhnE/PtxC family ABC transporter permease: protein MLKADSRDPAALPRVLLALLAIALLWPGIRLSELNPGVLLQADNRREMANFVSAFWPPALAPDFLRLLLEATLQTLAVATAGMTLALLLAIPASLLASRALSLRAASRGGRLSFWSRTLRLPVRGLLIFLRSVPEIVWALLFVRAVGLGPTAGVLAIAITYSGMLGKVYAEIFESVDQRPAHALLQAGSSRLSAFFYGILPAAAAELVSYTVYRWECAIRASVVMGFVGAGGLGQQIDLSMRMFAGAEVASMLLTFLLLVWLADQLSRLLRGRLA, encoded by the coding sequence ATGCTGAAGGCTGACAGCCGCGACCCGGCGGCATTGCCCAGAGTGCTGCTGGCACTGCTGGCGATTGCCCTGTTGTGGCCGGGCATTCGCCTTAGCGAACTGAACCCCGGCGTATTGCTGCAGGCCGACAACCGCCGGGAGATGGCCAATTTCGTCAGCGCCTTCTGGCCACCGGCCCTTGCGCCTGACTTTCTTCGGCTGCTGCTTGAAGCCACCTTGCAGACCCTGGCTGTGGCCACCGCCGGCATGACCCTGGCCTTGCTGTTGGCGATCCCGGCCAGCCTGCTGGCCAGCCGGGCACTGTCGTTGCGCGCGGCCTCACGGGGCGGGCGCCTGAGCTTCTGGTCGCGCACCCTGCGCCTGCCGGTGCGCGGCCTGTTGATCTTTTTGCGCAGCGTGCCGGAGATTGTCTGGGCGCTGCTGTTCGTCCGCGCCGTCGGCCTGGGCCCGACCGCCGGGGTGCTGGCCATTGCCATCACTTACAGCGGCATGCTCGGCAAGGTCTATGCGGAGATCTTCGAATCGGTCGACCAGCGCCCGGCCCATGCCTTGTTGCAGGCTGGCAGCAGCCGCTTGAGCGCATTCTTCTACGGCATCCTGCCCGCTGCGGCGGCGGAGCTGGTGTCGTACACGGTGTACCGCTGGGAGTGCGCGATCCGCGCCTCGGTGGTGATGGGGTTTGTCGGCGCGGGCGGGTTGGGCCAGCAGATCGACCTGTCCATGCGCATGTTCGCCGGCGCCGAGGTGGCGAGCATGCTGCTGACGTTTCTGCTGCTGGTTTGGCTGGCCGACCAGCTCAGCCGCCTGCTGCGCGGGAGGCTGGCATGA
- a CDS encoding phosphonate ABC transporter ATP-binding protein, with protein sequence MTIRLTGASLRHGQVQALHGIDLQIGAGERVAIIGPSGAGKSSLLQLLGTALAPSTGTVELLDVAPWRLSAAALQRLRTRIALIHQAPPLPPRQRVVTAVLAGRLGQWSTLRGLLNLLHPADVPGVREVLTTLGMAEKIFVQCGQLSGGQLQRVGIARALYQQPQILLADEPVSAMDPVLAEHSLKTLNQHANERGVTLIASLHAVELALAHFPRVIGVREGRIVFDRPASEVSSVMLDGLYANEHLLSPPLPLPALNLQIPRC encoded by the coding sequence ATGACCATCCGTTTGACCGGCGCCAGCCTGCGCCATGGCCAGGTTCAGGCCCTGCATGGCATCGACCTGCAGATTGGCGCCGGCGAGCGGGTGGCGATCATCGGCCCGTCGGGGGCGGGCAAGTCGAGCCTGCTGCAGTTGCTGGGCACTGCCCTGGCCCCCAGTACCGGTACCGTCGAGCTGCTCGATGTGGCGCCCTGGCGGTTGTCGGCCGCTGCGCTACAGCGCCTGCGCACACGCATCGCCCTGATCCATCAGGCGCCGCCGCTGCCACCGCGTCAGCGGGTGGTGACGGCGGTGCTGGCCGGGCGCCTGGGGCAGTGGAGCACCTTGCGCGGGCTGCTCAACCTGCTGCACCCGGCGGATGTGCCAGGTGTGCGCGAAGTGCTGACGACCCTGGGCATGGCCGAGAAGATTTTTGTCCAGTGCGGACAGTTGTCCGGCGGCCAGTTGCAGCGGGTCGGCATTGCCCGGGCGCTGTATCAGCAACCGCAGATATTGCTTGCCGACGAGCCGGTTTCGGCCATGGACCCGGTGCTGGCCGAACACAGCCTGAAAACCCTCAACCAGCATGCCAACGAGCGCGGCGTGACCCTGATCGCCAGCCTGCATGCGGTAGAGCTGGCGCTGGCGCATTTCCCGCGGGTGATTGGTGTTCGCGAAGGGCGGATCGTCTTTGATCGCCCGGCGAGCGAGGTCTCCAGCGTCATGCTCGATGGGCTGTATGCCAACGAACATCTGCTGTCGCCGCCGCTACCGCTGCCGGCCTTGAATCTGCAGATTCCCCGATGCTGA
- a CDS encoding putative selenate ABC transporter substrate-binding protein: MLKRPLALFAGLVLSCSSYLAQAADTLRVSAIPDEAPTELLRKFKPLGEYLEQKLGMKVEFVPVADYPAVVESLVANKLDMAWLGGFTFVQVHLKDPTATPLVQREQDAKFTSKFITANPDVKSLADLKGKTFAFGSISSTSGSLMPRYFMLKDGIKPETYFSRVAYSGAHDATAAWVQAGKADGGVLNASVWEKLVASGKIDTNKVKVFATTPSYFDYNWTVRGSLDPALKDKIKQAFLDLDPAKPADKAILDLQAASRFIETSPDNYKGIEEAARAAELLK; the protein is encoded by the coding sequence ATGCTCAAACGTCCCCTGGCGCTGTTTGCCGGTCTGGTGTTGTCTTGCTCGTCTTACCTGGCCCAGGCGGCCGACACCCTGCGGGTCAGTGCCATCCCTGACGAAGCGCCCACCGAACTGCTACGCAAGTTCAAGCCATTGGGCGAGTACCTGGAGCAGAAGCTGGGGATGAAGGTCGAGTTCGTGCCGGTGGCAGACTACCCGGCAGTGGTCGAGTCGCTGGTTGCCAACAAGCTGGATATGGCCTGGCTGGGCGGTTTCACTTTCGTGCAGGTGCACCTCAAGGATCCGACAGCCACACCCTTGGTGCAGCGTGAACAGGATGCCAAGTTCACCAGCAAATTCATCACCGCCAACCCGGACGTGAAGAGCCTGGCCGATCTCAAGGGCAAGACCTTTGCCTTCGGTTCCATTTCGTCCACCTCCGGCAGCCTGATGCCGCGCTACTTCATGCTCAAGGATGGCATCAAGCCTGAAACCTACTTCAGCCGCGTCGCCTATTCCGGTGCCCACGATGCCACGGCCGCCTGGGTCCAGGCCGGCAAGGCCGACGGCGGGGTACTCAACGCCAGCGTCTGGGAAAAGCTGGTAGCCTCGGGCAAGATCGATACCAACAAGGTGAAGGTGTTCGCCACCACTCCAAGCTACTTCGACTACAACTGGACCGTGCGTGGTAGCCTCGACCCGGCCCTTAAAGACAAGATCAAGCAAGCTTTCCTCGACCTTGATCCAGCCAAGCCTGCCGACAAGGCCATCCTCGACCTGCAGGCCGCCAGCCGCTTCATCGAAACCAGCCCGGACAACTACAAGGGCATCGAAGAGGCCGCGCGCGCCGCCGAACTGCTGAAATGA
- the selD gene encoding selenide, water dikinase SelD, which produces MSEPIRLTQYSHGAGCGCKISPKMLEVILAESGTQALDPKLWVGNASRDDAAVYALDDERGVVSTTDFFMPIVDDPYDFGRIAATNAISDIYAMGGDPLMAIAILGWPVNVLAPEVAREVIRGGRAVCAEAGIPLAGGHSIDAPEPIFGLAVTGVVQKRHMKRNDTATVGCRLYLTKPLGIGILTTAEKKAKLRDQDKGLARDWMCTLNTPGSRFGKLAGVKAMTDVTGFGLLGHLVELADGSGLSARLNYSAVPRLPSVEHYLAEGCVPGGTLRNFDSYGEKIAPLNDEQKHLLCDPQTSGGLLVAVTPEGEAQFLAVAGELGLNLAPIGELVERQSHAVEVL; this is translated from the coding sequence ATGAGCGAGCCGATTCGCCTGACCCAGTACAGCCATGGCGCCGGTTGTGGCTGCAAGATCTCTCCGAAGATGCTCGAGGTGATTCTCGCCGAAAGCGGCACCCAGGCACTGGACCCGAAACTCTGGGTCGGCAACGCCTCGCGCGATGACGCGGCAGTTTACGCCCTCGATGACGAACGCGGTGTGGTTTCGACCACCGACTTCTTCATGCCCATCGTCGATGACCCGTATGACTTCGGCCGCATCGCCGCCACCAACGCCATCAGCGACATCTACGCCATGGGCGGCGACCCGCTGATGGCGATTGCCATTCTCGGCTGGCCGGTCAACGTGCTGGCCCCGGAAGTGGCCCGCGAAGTGATCCGTGGCGGCCGCGCAGTCTGCGCCGAGGCCGGCATTCCCCTGGCAGGCGGCCATTCCATCGACGCCCCCGAGCCGATCTTCGGCCTGGCCGTGACCGGCGTGGTGCAAAAGCGCCACATGAAGCGCAACGACACCGCCACCGTCGGCTGCCGCCTGTACCTGACCAAGCCGCTGGGCATCGGCATCCTCACCACCGCCGAGAAAAAAGCCAAGCTGCGCGACCAGGACAAGGGCCTGGCCCGCGACTGGATGTGCACCTTGAACACCCCCGGCAGCCGCTTTGGCAAACTGGCCGGGGTCAAGGCCATGACCGACGTCACCGGCTTCGGCTTGCTCGGCCACCTGGTCGAGCTGGCCGACGGCAGCGGCCTCAGTGCACGCCTGAACTACAGCGCGGTGCCGCGCCTGCCAAGCGTCGAACACTACCTGGCCGAAGGCTGCGTGCCGGGCGGTACCCTGCGCAACTTCGACAGTTATGGCGAGAAAATCGCCCCGCTGAACGACGAGCAGAAGCACCTGCTGTGCGACCCGCAAACCAGCGGCGGCTTGCTGGTGGCGGTAACCCCGGAAGGTGAAGCGCAGTTTCTCGCCGTGGCGGGCGAACTGGGCCTGAACCTGGCGCCGATCGGCGAACTGGTGGAGCGACAGAGCCATGCGGTTGAGGTGCTTTGA
- the mnmH gene encoding tRNA 2-selenouridine(34) synthase MnmH has protein sequence MRDNCTDYRNLFLNDVPMMDMRAPVEFSKGAFPNVINLPLMNDLERQKVGTCYKQQGQQAAIALGHQLVSGQLKDERIAAWAAFARANPEGYLYCFRGGLRSQIAQQWLKTDAGIHYPKVVGGYKAMRNFLLHTTQQAVADCDFVLIGGLTGTGKTEVLQQLDNAVDLEGHANHRGSSFGKRATGQPAQIDFENQLAIDVLKKRARGVEQFVLEDEGRIVGSCTLPLELYQGMQHYPLVWLEDSFDNRVERILRDYVIDLSAEFVALHGDENGLPRFAERLTQSMANILKRLGGERYQRLSALLEQALQEQLRSGAVDLHRAWISGLLNEYYDPMYAYHRQSKAERIEFAGDQREVRQYLRARAARR, from the coding sequence ATGCGCGACAACTGCACCGACTACCGCAATCTGTTTCTCAACGATGTGCCGATGATGGACATGCGCGCCCCGGTCGAATTCAGCAAGGGCGCCTTCCCCAACGTGATCAACCTGCCGCTGATGAATGACCTGGAACGGCAGAAAGTCGGCACCTGCTACAAACAACAGGGCCAGCAGGCCGCCATCGCCCTGGGCCATCAATTGGTCAGCGGCCAGCTCAAGGACGAACGCATTGCCGCCTGGGCTGCCTTCGCCCGGGCCAACCCCGAAGGTTACCTCTACTGCTTTCGCGGCGGCCTGCGCTCGCAGATCGCCCAGCAGTGGCTCAAGACTGACGCCGGCATCCACTATCCCAAGGTGGTCGGTGGCTACAAAGCCATGCGTAACTTCCTGCTGCATACCACCCAGCAAGCGGTGGCCGACTGTGACTTCGTGCTGATCGGCGGCCTCACCGGCACCGGCAAGACCGAAGTGCTGCAACAGCTGGATAACGCTGTCGACCTGGAAGGCCACGCCAATCACCGCGGCTCCAGCTTCGGCAAACGCGCTACCGGCCAGCCGGCGCAGATCGACTTCGAGAACCAGCTAGCCATCGATGTGCTGAAAAAGCGCGCGCGCGGCGTCGAGCAGTTCGTGCTCGAAGATGAGGGTCGCATCGTCGGCAGCTGCACGCTACCGCTGGAGCTGTACCAGGGCATGCAGCACTACCCGCTGGTGTGGCTGGAAGACAGCTTTGACAACCGGGTTGAGCGGATTCTGCGCGACTACGTGATCGACCTGAGTGCCGAGTTCGTTGCCCTGCACGGTGATGAAAACGGCCTGCCACGGTTTGCCGAGCGCCTGACCCAAAGCATGGCCAACATCCTCAAACGCCTGGGCGGCGAGCGCTACCAGCGGCTGTCGGCGTTGCTCGAACAAGCGCTGCAAGAGCAACTACGCAGTGGTGCGGTGGACCTGCACCGCGCCTGGATCAGCGGCCTGCTCAACGAATACTACGACCCGATGTACGCCTACCACCGCCAGAGCAAGGCCGAGCGTATCGAGTTTGCCGGCGACCAGCGCGAAGTTCGCCAATACCTGCGCGCTCGCGCCGCCCGGCGCTGA
- a CDS encoding lysozyme inhibitor LprI family protein — protein sequence MNRTLLAVALLTAISAAAQAQDEYSPAYGACMKTAASTLAMNTCNGAEIKRQDSRLNSAYKKAMAGLEGPQQTQLREAQRAWIKYRDANCNLYYSLTGGTIDQLNGAGCILSSTRDRADELQALLQP from the coding sequence ATGAACCGTACACTGCTGGCCGTCGCCCTGCTAACGGCCATTAGCGCTGCTGCCCAGGCTCAGGACGAGTACTCCCCGGCCTACGGCGCCTGCATGAAAACCGCCGCATCGACCCTGGCCATGAACACCTGCAACGGCGCCGAGATCAAACGCCAGGACAGCCGTTTGAACAGTGCTTACAAAAAGGCCATGGCCGGCCTCGAAGGGCCGCAGCAAACCCAACTGCGTGAAGCCCAGCGGGCATGGATCAAGTACCGCGATGCCAACTGCAACCTGTACTACAGCCTCACCGGCGGCACCATCGATCAGCTCAATGGCGCCGGTTGCATCCTCAGCAGCACCAGGGACCGCGCAGATGAACTGCAGGCCCTGCTGCAGCCTTAA
- a CDS encoding LysR family transcriptional regulator — MDDLRRIDLNLLLTLHALLAEQHVSRAALRLHRSQPAVSHALAQLRELFGDPLLVRRGGRLQVTARAQALIEPLQQALEQLDGLLGSPGFDPRRAQRSFRLAMSDYGARVLLPGLMRVLREEAPGIDLIVSQGSREAMLGQLFDGEADLALAVFPQLAAELRAQTLFEERFICIADRSHLPARGGLSLEGWLARPHVLVAVRPGIDNEIDLALKAIGAQRRVALALPHWAAAQEVIAGTDLILTVARRSLDSGKLDSRLRRFEPPLAIRPFAFQQAWHQRREGEAGHRWLREKVLQVCQ, encoded by the coding sequence ATGGATGATTTGCGCCGGATCGACCTCAACCTGCTGCTGACTTTGCATGCGTTGCTCGCCGAGCAGCATGTCTCGCGCGCGGCCTTGCGCCTGCACCGCAGCCAGCCGGCGGTGAGCCATGCCCTGGCGCAGTTGCGCGAACTGTTTGGCGATCCGTTGCTGGTGCGTCGTGGTGGGCGCTTGCAGGTAACCGCGCGGGCCCAGGCGTTGATCGAGCCCTTGCAGCAGGCGCTGGAGCAACTCGACGGCTTGCTCGGCAGCCCCGGCTTCGACCCGCGCCGGGCGCAGCGCAGTTTTCGCCTGGCGATGTCGGACTACGGCGCCCGGGTGCTGCTGCCGGGCTTGATGCGGGTGCTGCGCGAAGAGGCGCCGGGCATCGACCTGATCGTCTCGCAAGGCAGTCGCGAGGCCATGCTGGGTCAGCTGTTCGATGGCGAAGCCGACCTGGCCTTGGCGGTGTTCCCGCAGCTGGCGGCAGAGCTGCGTGCGCAGACGCTGTTCGAAGAGCGCTTCATCTGTATTGCCGACCGCAGTCATTTGCCCGCGCGTGGCGGCTTGAGCCTGGAGGGCTGGCTGGCGCGGCCGCATGTATTGGTGGCGGTGCGCCCGGGTATCGACAACGAGATCGACTTGGCCCTCAAGGCTATCGGCGCCCAGCGCCGGGTGGCACTGGCCTTGCCGCATTGGGCAGCGGCCCAGGAGGTCATTGCCGGCACCGACCTGATCCTCACCGTTGCCCGGCGCAGTCTGGACAGCGGCAAGCTGGATTCACGCTTGCGCAGATTTGAGCCGCCGCTGGCGATCAGGCCGTTCGCCTTTCAGCAGGCCTGGCATCAACGCCGGGAAGGGGAGGCGGGACATCGCTGGTTGCGTGAGAAGGTGCTGCAGGTGTGCCAATAG
- a CDS encoding DMT family transporter, translating into MNLSAIAATLLPLTIALLAGAAVPFQAGSNAALGRLLGHPLWASLVSLAVSVLMVIPALLVLRAPLPQLNALAQAPWWAWLGGVAGVAYITAALVLTPKLGAAGFIVCVIAGQVLSSLIIDQWGLMGLTERPVNGLRLAGVGLIVVGMLVVQWGTSTSAR; encoded by the coding sequence ATGAACCTGTCCGCCATTGCCGCCACTTTGCTGCCGCTGACCATCGCCCTGCTGGCCGGGGCCGCCGTACCTTTTCAAGCTGGCAGCAATGCCGCGCTGGGGCGCTTGCTCGGGCATCCGTTGTGGGCGTCGCTGGTGTCACTGGCGGTGAGTGTGCTGATGGTGATTCCGGCATTGCTGGTGCTGCGGGCGCCGCTGCCGCAGCTCAACGCCCTGGCCCAGGCGCCTTGGTGGGCCTGGCTGGGCGGAGTTGCCGGGGTCGCCTACATCACCGCCGCGCTGGTGTTGACGCCGAAGCTCGGCGCCGCCGGTTTCATCGTCTGCGTGATCGCCGGGCAGGTGCTGTCGTCGTTGATCATCGACCAATGGGGCCTGATGGGCTTGACCGAACGCCCGGTCAACGGCCTGCGCCTGGCCGGGGTCGGGCTGATCGTGGTCGGCATGCTGGTGGTGCAATGGGGAACGTCGACGTCAGCCCGCTAG
- a CDS encoding GNAT family N-acetyltransferase, which yields MTRMYSFPADLCLESPRLQLRPMVPEDAQAWFAIMADPQVMRYWNHGPWQALPEAQAALAEDRDAYATGQMLKLGIYRRDNGELIGMTQLFHLDPVSRRGEIGYCLASSAQGRGYMDEALTCFIDYLAHGLHLRRLEAEIDPRNQGSARTLERQGFVLEGLLRQRWCVAGELSDSGLYGLLLDQAPMEG from the coding sequence GTGACCCGCATGTACAGTTTTCCCGCTGACCTGTGCCTCGAAAGCCCGCGCCTGCAACTGCGCCCGATGGTGCCCGAGGATGCCCAAGCGTGGTTTGCCATCATGGCCGACCCGCAGGTCATGCGTTACTGGAACCACGGCCCCTGGCAAGCGCTGCCAGAGGCGCAAGCCGCACTGGCCGAAGACCGTGACGCCTATGCCACCGGCCAGATGCTCAAACTGGGTATCTACCGGCGCGACAATGGCGAACTCATTGGCATGACCCAACTGTTCCACCTTGACCCTGTTTCGCGCCGTGGCGAAATCGGCTATTGCCTGGCCAGCTCCGCGCAAGGCCGCGGTTACATGGATGAGGCGCTGACCTGTTTCATCGACTACCTCGCTCATGGCCTGCACCTGCGGCGCCTGGAGGCCGAGATCGATCCACGCAACCAGGGTTCGGCACGTACCCTTGAGCGCCAGGGTTTTGTGCTCGAAGGGCTGCTGCGCCAGCGCTGGTGTGTCGCCGGTGAGCTGTCGGACTCGGGGTTGTATGGGCTGCTGCTGGATCAGGCACCGATGGAAGGTTGA
- a CDS encoding YkgJ family cysteine cluster protein → MSEHNPCLNCGACCGYFRVSFFWGECTSAGGVVPDDLVVQISPSRVAMIGTDSKPCRCIGLEGEIGKGVSCTLYEQRSTPCREFDAAWVNGEANPSCDAARAAYGLPPLEANEPIWPDEGAEVA, encoded by the coding sequence ATGTCCGAACATAATCCTTGTTTGAACTGCGGCGCCTGCTGCGGGTATTTCCGTGTGTCTTTCTTCTGGGGTGAGTGCACGTCGGCGGGTGGTGTCGTGCCCGACGATCTGGTGGTCCAGATCAGCCCAAGCCGCGTAGCGATGATCGGCACCGACAGCAAACCCTGTCGCTGCATCGGGCTCGAAGGCGAGATTGGCAAAGGTGTGAGCTGCACCTTGTATGAACAGCGCTCAACCCCGTGCCGCGAGTTCGATGCGGCCTGGGTCAACGGCGAAGCCAACCCCAGCTGCGATGCGGCGCGTGCCGCCTACGGCCTGCCACCGCTTGAGGCCAACGAACCGATCTGGCCGGACGAGGGCGCCGAAGTCGCCTGA
- the alaC gene encoding alanine transaminase: MADQGSPRRFARIDRLPPYVFNITAELKMAARRRGEDIIDLSMGNPDGATPPHIVEKLVQVAQREDTHGYSTSRGIPRLRRAISRWYKDRYEVDIDPESEAIVTIGSKEGLAHLMLATLDHGDTVLVPNPSYPIHIYGAVIAGAQVRSVPLIPGVDFFNELERAIRESIPKPKMMILGFPSNPTAQCVELDFFERVVALAKQYDVLVIHDLAYADIVYDGWKAPSIMQVPGAKDIAVEFFTLSKSYNMAGWRIGFMVGNPELVNALARIKSYHDYGTFTPLQVAAIAALEGDQQCVRDIAEQYRQRRNVLVKGLHELGWMVENPKASMYVWAKIPKEYAHLGSLEFAKKLLAEAKVCVSPGIGFGDYGDDHVRFALIENQDRIRQAVRGIRQMFRADGVGSKPAQK, translated from the coding sequence ATGGCTGACCAAGGTTCGCCGCGCCGCTTTGCGCGCATTGATCGTCTCCCCCCTTACGTCTTCAACATCACCGCCGAGCTCAAGATGGCTGCGCGCCGTCGTGGCGAGGACATCATCGACCTGAGCATGGGCAACCCCGACGGGGCCACGCCGCCGCACATCGTCGAGAAACTGGTGCAGGTCGCCCAGCGTGAAGACACCCACGGCTACTCGACTTCCCGCGGCATCCCGCGCCTGCGCCGGGCGATTTCGCGCTGGTACAAAGACCGCTACGAGGTCGACATCGACCCGGAAAGCGAAGCCATCGTCACCATCGGCTCCAAGGAAGGCCTGGCGCACCTGATGCTCGCCACCCTCGACCATGGCGACACCGTGCTGGTGCCCAACCCCAGCTACCCGATTCACATCTACGGTGCGGTGATTGCCGGTGCCCAGGTGCGTTCGGTGCCATTGATTCCGGGCGTGGATTTCTTCAATGAGCTGGAGCGGGCGATCCGCGAATCCATCCCGAAACCGAAGATGATGATCCTCGGCTTCCCGTCCAACCCGACCGCGCAGTGCGTCGAGCTGGACTTCTTCGAGCGGGTGGTGGCCCTGGCCAAGCAGTACGACGTGCTGGTGATCCACGACCTGGCCTATGCCGACATCGTCTACGACGGCTGGAAGGCACCGTCGATCATGCAGGTGCCGGGCGCCAAGGACATCGCGGTGGAGTTTTTCACCTTGTCCAAGAGCTACAACATGGCGGGCTGGCGCATCGGCTTCATGGTCGGCAACCCCGAGCTGGTCAACGCCCTGGCGCGGATCAAGAGTTATCACGACTACGGCACCTTCACCCCCCTGCAGGTGGCCGCGATTGCCGCACTGGAAGGTGACCAGCAATGCGTGCGCGACATCGCCGAGCAGTATCGCCAGCGCCGCAATGTGCTGGTCAAAGGCCTGCACGAGCTGGGCTGGATGGTCGAGAACCCGAAGGCGTCGATGTACGTCTGGGCGAAGATTCCCAAGGAGTATGCGCACCTGGGGTCGCTGGAGTTTGCCAAGAAGCTGCTGGCCGAAGCCAAGGTCTGCGTGTCGCCGGGCATCGGTTTTGGTGACTATGGCGACGACCATGTGCGTTTTGCCCTGATCGAGAACCAGGACCGCATCCGCCAGGCGGTGCGCGGTATTCGGCAGATGTTCCGGGCTGATGGCGTAGGCAGCAAGCCGGCCCAGAAGTAA